One segment of Microbacterium arborescens DNA contains the following:
- a CDS encoding NADPH-dependent oxidoreductase produces MTTKPHDGWSRRYGSAAPHDDLPRNDVLDLLYRHRSVRRFAPGEIDDATLTAIVAAAQSASTSSNLQAWSVIEVRDPERLDALATLAGDQDFIRRGGVFLVFVADWARARELAHRAGERSDAVEYIESTIVGFIDAALAAQNAVVAAESLGLGAVYVGAVRNHPEQIADLLELPVGAFPAFGLVLGRPDPDDRAGVKPRLPQRVVRHRETYRMPVDADIAAYEEAVTAYYRAQGEPRGWLRAAIARVRDAASLHGRHTLRSSLERRGLSSR; encoded by the coding sequence GTGACGACGAAACCCCACGACGGATGGTCGCGCCGGTACGGCTCGGCTGCGCCCCACGACGACCTTCCGCGCAACGACGTGCTCGACCTGCTCTACCGTCACCGTTCCGTGCGCCGGTTCGCGCCCGGCGAGATCGACGATGCGACACTGACCGCGATCGTCGCCGCGGCGCAGTCGGCGTCGACGAGCTCGAACCTGCAGGCGTGGTCGGTCATCGAGGTGCGCGACCCCGAGCGGCTCGACGCGCTCGCGACGCTCGCCGGCGACCAGGACTTCATCCGCCGGGGCGGCGTCTTCCTCGTCTTCGTCGCGGACTGGGCCCGCGCGCGCGAGCTCGCACACCGAGCGGGGGAGAGGTCGGACGCCGTCGAGTACATCGAGAGCACGATCGTCGGCTTCATCGACGCGGCGCTCGCCGCCCAGAACGCCGTCGTCGCGGCGGAGTCGCTGGGGCTCGGCGCCGTCTACGTCGGAGCCGTCCGAAACCACCCCGAGCAGATCGCCGACCTGCTCGAGCTTCCCGTGGGCGCCTTCCCCGCGTTCGGTCTCGTGCTCGGTCGCCCCGACCCGGACGATCGCGCCGGGGTGAAGCCGCGATTGCCGCAGCGGGTCGTCCGTCACCGCGAGACCTACCGCATGCCGGTCGACGCCGACATCGCCGCATACGAGGAGGCCGTCACGGCGTACTACCGCGCGCAGGGCGAGCCGCGGGGCTGGCTGCGCGCCGCGATCGCGCGGGTGCGGGATGCCGCCAGCCTGCACGGGCGTCACACGCTGCGCAGCTCTCTCGAGCGGCGCGGGCTGTCGTCGCGCTGA